From a single Kitasatospora azatica KCTC 9699 genomic region:
- a CDS encoding lysylphosphatidylglycerol synthase transmembrane domain-containing protein, translating to MTGTADVDVDEGSDEPIPAHPSAEEPAEPPVSLEKQPLEKQPQEKQPLEKQPPAEQPPGPPGPQPGRTAEEDDGHLAVDEPLLAARAHRPSDLIRFVAGLLSIIALFVIANIATSTTSGIETDIHANIKHVTPWLSTLGSLLSGVAVLGVPVAFAVERLIKRDGLRVADGVLASVLAYGVSLAVDWWVAEGASQTIRTAFTRLPEGGGPITEPVHGYLAPVIAYMTAVGMVHRPRWRVALWIVVILSGATELISGYTTPLSLLLTLLIGWSVAYGTLYAIGSPNIRPTGQHLMLGLRRVGFTPRNAHRAPDAPGGTRRYFVNQQDGPALDVHIIDREQQASGFFYRAWRRLRLRSVAVRRSPQSLRQALEQEALIAYAAAAAGANAPQLVATSELGPDAAILVYQKIEGRTLDELADEEITDEVMASFWESVADLHGRRIAHRRLTGESLLVVDEKLGALVNLSGGDIAAGDLTLRIDLAQLLTTFALRIGPARAVSVANRVLGADRVAAALPLLQPVAMSRQTRADLAKQAKDRKAAAQALALEQVAAGERTREQAEEDIAVAGEDLLSRIRAEILQIAPEAPEAPAKLERLKPKTLITVVALAFAAYLAVTTIQPGQLKLSQMNWAWTAVAITAAAASYGAAAMSLTGFVPEKLPFRRTVAAQLAGSFVKLVAPAAIGGIALNTRYLQKSGIRPGQAVASVGASQLAGLGGHLLLLFSFGLITGSQKNGDLGSQRAVIIGVLTAAVLSLVIAAVAPLRRFVVTRVRSLFFGVVPRMLDLMQTPSKLLTGFGGILLLTLTFTACLDASVRAFGGSMSFPAVAVIFLTANAAGSAVPTPGGIGAVEVAIFGALSLAGLPAATATSAVFLYRALTFWLPVLPGWIAYSYLQRRGNL from the coding sequence ATGACCGGGACGGCTGACGTGGACGTGGACGAGGGCTCCGACGAGCCCATCCCCGCGCACCCATCGGCCGAGGAGCCCGCCGAGCCCCCTGTTTCCCTGGAGAAGCAGCCCCTGGAGAAGCAGCCCCAGGAGAAGCAGCCGCTGGAGAAGCAACCGCCGGCGGAGCAGCCGCCGGGACCGCCCGGGCCGCAGCCGGGTCGCACCGCGGAGGAGGACGACGGCCACCTCGCGGTGGACGAGCCGCTGCTCGCCGCCCGCGCGCACCGCCCCTCCGACCTGATCCGCTTCGTGGCCGGCCTGCTCAGCATCATCGCGCTCTTCGTGATCGCGAACATCGCCACCTCGACCACCAGCGGTATCGAGACGGACATCCACGCCAACATCAAGCACGTCACACCGTGGCTGAGCACACTCGGCAGCCTGCTCTCGGGTGTGGCGGTGCTCGGTGTGCCGGTGGCCTTCGCGGTCGAGCGGCTGATCAAGCGGGACGGCCTGCGGGTGGCCGACGGTGTGCTCGCCTCGGTGCTGGCCTACGGCGTCTCGCTGGCCGTGGACTGGTGGGTGGCCGAGGGCGCCAGCCAGACCATCCGCACCGCCTTCACCCGGCTCCCCGAGGGCGGCGGCCCGATCACCGAGCCGGTGCACGGCTATCTGGCGCCGGTGATCGCCTACATGACCGCCGTCGGCATGGTGCACCGGCCGCGCTGGCGGGTCGCCCTGTGGATCGTGGTGATCCTCAGCGGCGCCACCGAGCTGATCAGCGGCTACACCACGCCGCTCTCACTGCTGCTGACCCTGCTGATCGGCTGGTCGGTCGCCTACGGGACGCTCTATGCGATCGGCTCGCCCAACATCCGCCCGACCGGCCAGCACCTGATGCTCGGGCTGCGCCGGGTCGGCTTCACGCCCAGGAACGCGCACCGGGCCCCCGACGCCCCCGGTGGCACCCGCCGCTACTTCGTCAACCAGCAGGACGGGCCGGCGCTCGACGTCCACATCATCGACCGCGAGCAGCAGGCCTCCGGCTTCTTCTACCGGGCCTGGCGCCGGCTGCGGCTGCGCTCGGTGGCGGTGCGGCGCAGTCCCCAGTCGCTGCGCCAGGCGCTCGAGCAGGAGGCGCTGATCGCCTACGCGGCAGCCGCCGCCGGGGCCAACGCACCGCAGCTGGTGGCCACCTCCGAGCTGGGTCCGGACGCCGCGATCCTGGTCTACCAGAAGATCGAGGGCCGCACCCTCGACGAGCTGGCGGACGAGGAGATCACCGACGAGGTGATGGCCTCCTTCTGGGAGTCGGTGGCCGACCTGCACGGACGCCGGATCGCACACCGGCGGCTGACCGGCGAGTCGCTGCTGGTGGTGGACGAGAAGCTGGGCGCGCTGGTCAACCTGTCCGGCGGCGACATCGCGGCCGGCGACCTGACACTGCGGATCGACCTCGCCCAGCTGCTCACCACCTTCGCGCTGCGGATCGGCCCCGCGCGGGCGGTCTCGGTGGCCAACCGGGTGCTCGGCGCGGACCGGGTGGCGGCCGCGCTGCCGCTGCTGCAGCCGGTCGCGATGAGCCGGCAGACCCGCGCCGACCTGGCCAAGCAGGCCAAGGACCGCAAGGCCGCCGCCCAGGCGCTGGCGCTGGAGCAGGTGGCGGCCGGCGAACGGACCAGGGAGCAAGCCGAGGAGGACATCGCGGTGGCCGGCGAGGACCTGCTCAGCCGGATCCGCGCCGAGATCCTGCAGATCGCCCCCGAGGCGCCGGAGGCTCCCGCCAAGCTGGAGCGGCTCAAGCCGAAGACGCTGATCACGGTGGTCGCGCTGGCCTTCGCCGCCTACCTCGCGGTGACCACCATCCAGCCGGGCCAGCTGAAGCTCTCGCAGATGAACTGGGCCTGGACCGCGGTGGCCATCACGGCCGCCGCCGCCAGCTACGGCGCCGCCGCGATGAGCCTGACCGGGTTCGTGCCGGAGAAGCTGCCGTTCCGGCGCACGGTGGCCGCGCAGCTGGCCGGCTCCTTCGTGAAGCTGGTGGCGCCCGCGGCGATCGGCGGCATCGCGCTCAACACCCGCTACCTGCAGAAGTCCGGCATCCGGCCGGGGCAGGCGGTGGCGAGCGTGGGCGCCTCGCAGCTGGCCGGGTTGGGCGGGCACCTGCTGCTGCTGTTCAGCTTCGGCCTGATCACCGGCAGCCAGAAGAACGGCGACCTGGGCAGCCAGCGTGCGGTGATCATCGGGGTGCTGACGGCGGCGGTGCTCTCGCTGGTGATCGCGGCGGTCGCGCCGCTGCGGCGGTTCGTGGTGACCCGGGTGCGTTCGCTCTTCTTCGGCGTGGTGCCCCGGATGCTGGACCTGATGCAGACGCCGAGCAAGCTGCTCACCGGCTTCGGCGGCATCCTGCTGCTCACCCTGACCTTCACCGCCTGCCTGGACGCCTCGGTGCGGGCCTTCGGCGGGTCGATGAGCTTCCCGGCGGTCGCGGTGATCTTCCTGACCGCCAACGCGGCCGGTTCGGCGGTGCCGACGCCGGGCGGGATCGGCGCGGTCGAGGTGGCGATCTTCGGTGCGCTCAGCCTGGCCGGACTGCCGGCGGCCACCGCCACCTCGGCGGTCTTCCTGTACCGGGCGCTGACCTTCTGGCTGCCGGTGCTGCCGGGCTGGATCGCGTACAGCTACCTGCAACGGCGCGGCAACCTCTGA
- a CDS encoding MGMT family protein, with the protein MGKNARVTDNSAGVRPTADLPPFAELVLDVVDRIPPGRVMTYGDVAEFLGQGGPRQVGRVMALYGGAVPWWRVVRADGALLPGHEQRALAAYRTEGTPLRETAELFKVDLRSARWDGR; encoded by the coding sequence ATGGGCAAGAATGCCCGGGTGACGGACAACAGCGCGGGCGTTCGCCCCACCGCAGACCTGCCCCCGTTCGCCGAGCTGGTGCTCGATGTGGTCGACCGTATCCCGCCGGGGCGGGTGATGACGTACGGGGACGTCGCCGAGTTCCTGGGTCAGGGCGGCCCGCGCCAGGTGGGCCGGGTGATGGCCCTGTACGGGGGCGCGGTGCCGTGGTGGCGGGTGGTGCGGGCGGACGGTGCGCTGCTGCCGGGGCACGAGCAGCGGGCTTTGGCGGCCTACCGGACCGAAGGCACCCCGCTGCGCGAGACGGCCGAGCTGTTCAAGGTGGACCTGCGAAGCGCCCGGTGGGACGGGCGGTAA
- a CDS encoding ATP-dependent DNA helicase, producing MLSHPDQLKELLGIPFNREQMRAIGAPLDPAVIVAGAGSGKTTVMAARVVWLVGSGAVKPEQVLGLTFTNKAAAELAERVRTALARAGLREAELLGQSAGELGGEPEISTYHAFAGRLLKEHGLRIGIEPDVRLLADATRFQLAARVLRSARGPFPHLKDRFSALVGELTALDAELAEHLVEPAELRAFDAELLDELAVAKLTNQDLRDVPEAARGRQELLTLVEEYRRRKHAAGLMDFGDQIAASARLAMQRPEVGRLLREQYRVVLLDEYQDTSVAQRRLLAGLFGGPGSDGHPVTAVGDPCQAIYGWRGASVANLDDFPGHFPKADGAPAARYALSENRRSGGRLLAFANELATPLRELHEGVEALRPAPGAELDGFARVALLPTHAEEIAWLADSIAHLVRTGTAPGSIAVLCRGGAAFPDIHAALVAREVPVEVVGLGGLLQLPEVADLVAVCEVLQDPTANAALVRLLIGPRWRIGPRDLALLGRRAAELVRTARLDGGDPLAAAVAETDPTEVVSLSDALETFLEAAQPDELPFSAQARQRFAYFAKEIRDLRRVLAEPLMDVLHRVLTVTGLEVELAASPHALAARRRETLHAFLDIAAGFADLDGDPGLAAFLAFLRAAQEYDRGLDTSLPGGEDTVKVLTAHKSKGLEWDVVALPGLVKGAFPSNRSRERWTSRRHVLPYPLRGDAATLPEVPGWNAKGMTAFKAGLKEQTGTEELRLGYVAVTRPRSLLLAGGHWWGPSQSTVRGPSEYLDALRMHAERPGAGEVEHWAEPPLEGAGNPALQTTGDTPWPLPLDPAAQLARRRVAEVVTRRLAGQPAPAAERLTVEEQRQVASWDRDLTALLGELERSRRTVREVPLPPALSASQLMRLAADPDGFAHELARPLPRPPQTAARRGTRFHAWIQAQFSRSAALPLLEPDALPGLEDDGIADEHDLEQLKEAFLRGPYAHRRPYRVEVPVQLVLGGRVVRGRIDAVYREGDDDAGSRFEVVDWKTGHQESADPLQLAIYRLAWAEQYGLPLEQVTAAFCYIRSGRIERPVGLPDRNALETLLIGNSDY from the coding sequence ATGCTCAGCCACCCCGACCAGCTCAAGGAGCTGCTCGGCATCCCCTTCAACCGCGAGCAGATGCGGGCCATCGGCGCCCCGCTGGACCCTGCTGTGATCGTCGCGGGCGCGGGGTCGGGCAAGACCACGGTGATGGCCGCCCGGGTGGTCTGGCTGGTCGGCTCGGGGGCGGTCAAGCCCGAGCAGGTGCTCGGCCTGACCTTCACCAACAAGGCCGCCGCCGAGCTCGCCGAGCGGGTGCGCACCGCGCTGGCCCGGGCCGGGCTGCGCGAGGCCGAACTCCTCGGCCAGTCGGCCGGCGAGCTGGGCGGCGAGCCGGAGATCTCCACCTACCACGCCTTCGCCGGCCGCCTGCTCAAGGAACACGGGCTGCGGATCGGCATCGAGCCGGACGTCCGGCTGCTCGCCGACGCCACCCGCTTCCAGCTGGCCGCCCGGGTGCTGCGCTCGGCGCGCGGCCCGTTCCCGCACCTCAAGGACCGCTTCTCGGCCCTGGTCGGCGAGCTGACCGCGCTCGACGCGGAGCTCGCCGAGCACCTGGTGGAGCCCGCCGAGCTGCGCGCCTTCGACGCCGAGCTGCTGGACGAGCTGGCCGTCGCCAAGCTGACCAACCAGGACCTGCGCGACGTCCCGGAGGCGGCCCGCGGCCGCCAGGAGCTGCTCACCCTGGTCGAGGAGTACCGGCGGCGCAAGCACGCGGCAGGGCTGATGGACTTCGGTGACCAGATCGCCGCCTCGGCCAGGCTGGCCATGCAGCGTCCGGAGGTGGGCCGGCTGCTGCGCGAGCAGTACCGGGTGGTGCTGCTGGACGAGTACCAGGACACCTCGGTCGCCCAGCGGCGGCTGCTGGCCGGGCTGTTCGGCGGCCCCGGCAGCGACGGCCACCCGGTGACCGCCGTCGGCGACCCCTGCCAGGCCATCTACGGCTGGCGCGGTGCCTCGGTGGCCAACCTGGACGACTTCCCCGGCCACTTCCCCAAGGCCGACGGTGCGCCGGCCGCCCGCTACGCGCTGAGCGAGAACCGGCGCAGCGGCGGGCGGCTGCTGGCCTTCGCCAACGAGCTGGCCACCCCGCTGCGTGAACTGCACGAGGGCGTCGAGGCGCTGCGTCCGGCCCCCGGCGCCGAGCTGGACGGCTTCGCCCGGGTCGCCCTGCTGCCCACCCACGCCGAGGAGATCGCCTGGCTGGCCGACTCCATCGCGCATCTGGTGCGCACCGGGACGGCGCCCGGCTCGATCGCGGTGCTCTGCCGGGGCGGCGCGGCCTTCCCCGACATCCACGCGGCGCTGGTGGCCCGGGAGGTCCCGGTCGAGGTGGTGGGCCTGGGCGGGCTGCTGCAGCTGCCCGAGGTGGCCGACCTGGTCGCGGTCTGCGAGGTGCTGCAGGACCCGACCGCCAACGCCGCCCTGGTCAGGCTGTTGATCGGCCCGCGCTGGCGGATCGGCCCGCGCGACCTGGCGCTGCTCGGGCGCCGGGCCGCCGAGCTGGTGCGCACCGCCCGGCTGGACGGCGGCGACCCGCTGGCCGCGGCGGTGGCCGAGACCGATCCGACCGAGGTGGTCTCGCTCTCGGACGCGCTGGAGACCTTCCTGGAAGCCGCCCAGCCGGACGAGCTGCCGTTCTCCGCGCAGGCCCGTCAGCGCTTCGCATACTTTGCAAAGGAGATCCGGGACCTGCGTCGAGTACTCGCCGAACCGCTGATGGACGTGCTGCACCGGGTGCTCACCGTCACCGGCCTCGAGGTCGAGCTGGCCGCCTCCCCCCACGCCCTGGCGGCCCGCCGCCGGGAGACCCTGCACGCCTTCCTGGACATCGCCGCCGGCTTCGCCGATCTGGACGGCGACCCGGGCCTGGCGGCCTTCCTGGCCTTCCTGCGCGCCGCCCAGGAGTACGACCGGGGCCTGGACACCAGCCTGCCCGGCGGCGAGGACACCGTGAAGGTGCTCACCGCGCACAAGTCCAAGGGCCTGGAATGGGACGTGGTCGCCCTGCCCGGCCTGGTCAAGGGCGCCTTCCCGAGCAACCGCAGCCGGGAGCGCTGGACCAGCCGCCGCCACGTGCTGCCCTACCCGCTGCGCGGCGACGCCGCCACGCTGCCCGAGGTGCCGGGCTGGAACGCCAAGGGCATGACCGCCTTCAAGGCCGGCCTCAAGGAGCAGACCGGCACCGAGGAGCTGCGGCTCGGCTACGTCGCGGTGACCCGCCCGCGCTCGCTGCTGCTGGCCGGCGGCCACTGGTGGGGCCCGAGCCAGAGCACGGTGCGCGGCCCGTCCGAGTACCTGGACGCGCTGCGGATGCACGCCGAGCGGCCGGGCGCCGGCGAGGTCGAGCACTGGGCCGAGCCGCCGCTCGAGGGTGCCGGGAACCCGGCCCTGCAGACCACCGGCGACACCCCTTGGCCGTTGCCGCTGGACCCGGCCGCGCAGCTGGCCCGGCGCCGGGTGGCCGAGGTGGTGACCCGACGCCTCGCCGGGCAGCCGGCGCCCGCCGCCGAGCGGCTGACCGTCGAGGAGCAGCGCCAGGTGGCCTCCTGGGACCGCGATCTGACCGCGCTGCTCGGCGAGCTGGAGCGGTCCCGCCGTACCGTGCGCGAGGTGCCGCTGCCGCCCGCGCTCTCGGCCTCCCAGCTGATGCGGCTGGCCGCCGACCCGGACGGCTTCGCCCATGAGCTGGCCCGCCCGCTGCCCCGCCCGCCGCAGACCGCGGCCCGTCGCGGCACCCGCTTCCACGCTTGGATCCAGGCCCAGTTCAGCCGCAGCGCGGCACTCCCGCTGCTCGAACCGGACGCGCTGCCCGGCCTGGAGGACGACGGCATCGCGGACGAGCATGACCTGGAGCAGCTCAAGGAGGCCTTCCTGCGCGGCCCGTACGCCCACCGCCGCCCGTACCGGGTCGAGGTCCCGGTGCAACTGGTGCTCGGTGGGCGGGTGGTGCGCGGCCGGATCGACGCGGTGTACCGCGAGGGTGACGACGACGCTGGGTCACGTTTCGAGGTGGTGGACTGGAAGACCGGCCACCAGGAGAGCGCCGACCCGCTCCAGTTGGCGATCTACCGGCTCGCCTGGGCCGAGCAGTACGGCCTGCCGCTGGAGCAGGTCACCGCTGCCTTCTGCTACATCCGCAGCGGTCGGATCGAAAGACCGGTAGGACTTCCTGACCGGAATGCGTTGGAAACGCTTCTGATCGGGAACAGTGACTATTAG
- a CDS encoding PP2C family protein-serine/threonine phosphatase — MTGWFRDRLAGPTRGPATVRSTGTWPRTALALPFIGMALVVGLDYLSTLEVTVEPALTAVPALAAIVSRRVWYPILTGVLAEFAAFLMAVYNNVLGDSVHSATVFAIALVTAISWVSATLRVRQDQALADAQLVAEIARRVLLRPVPDRVGTVRAAVHYAAAAAHARIGGDLYEVVNTRHGVRAVVGDVRGKGLNAVETAAAVLGAFREAAHQEPALDKVAGWLAVSLDRALHENDHPGVEEEFVTLVLIGVGHDGIAEIVNCGHPAPLLLRGDGTVTVLELDETVPPLGVLDPADVAPPVQRVLFEPGDRVLLFTDGVIEARNRAGHFYPLAERLPGCAEGGPVDVLRRLHTDVVRHVGRQLGDDAAMLLLQYEPAAAGPQQQLPHQNGRLARQ; from the coding sequence GTGACCGGATGGTTCAGAGACCGGCTGGCCGGTCCGACCCGGGGCCCGGCCACCGTCCGCTCGACGGGCACCTGGCCCAGAACAGCACTCGCCCTGCCCTTCATCGGCATGGCCCTGGTGGTCGGCCTGGACTACCTGAGCACCCTCGAGGTGACGGTCGAACCGGCCCTGACCGCGGTGCCCGCACTCGCGGCCATCGTCAGCCGCCGGGTCTGGTACCCGATCCTGACCGGCGTGCTCGCGGAGTTCGCCGCCTTCCTGATGGCCGTCTACAACAACGTGCTCGGCGATTCCGTGCACAGCGCCACCGTCTTCGCGATCGCCCTGGTCACCGCGATCAGCTGGGTCAGCGCCACGCTGCGGGTCAGACAGGACCAGGCGCTGGCCGACGCCCAGCTGGTGGCCGAGATCGCCCGCCGGGTGCTGCTGCGCCCGGTCCCCGACCGGGTCGGCACGGTGCGGGCCGCCGTGCACTACGCGGCCGCCGCCGCGCACGCCCGGATCGGCGGCGACCTCTACGAGGTGGTCAACACCCGGCACGGGGTCCGCGCGGTGGTCGGCGACGTGCGCGGCAAGGGACTGAACGCGGTGGAGACCGCGGCCGCCGTGCTCGGCGCCTTCCGCGAGGCCGCGCACCAGGAGCCGGCGCTGGACAAGGTGGCCGGCTGGCTGGCGGTCAGTCTGGACCGGGCGCTGCACGAGAACGACCACCCCGGGGTGGAGGAGGAGTTCGTCACCCTGGTGCTGATCGGGGTCGGCCACGACGGCATCGCCGAGATCGTCAACTGCGGCCACCCCGCCCCGCTGCTGCTGCGCGGCGACGGGACGGTGACGGTGCTCGAGCTGGACGAGACGGTGCCGCCGCTCGGCGTGCTCGACCCGGCGGACGTGGCGCCGCCGGTGCAGCGGGTGCTGTTCGAGCCGGGGGACCGGGTGCTGCTCTTCACCGACGGCGTGATCGAGGCCCGCAACCGGGCCGGGCACTTCTACCCGCTGGCCGAGCGGCTGCCCGGCTGTGCCGAGGGCGGCCCGGTGGACGTGCTGCGCCGGCTGCACACGGACGTGGTGCGCCACGTCGGCAGGCAGCTCGGCGACGACGCGGCGATGCTGCTGCTGCAGTACGAGCCGGCGGCCGCCGGTCCGCAGCAGCAGTTGCCGCACCAGAACGGCCGGCTGGCCCGCCAGTAG
- a CDS encoding endonuclease/exonuclease/phosphatase family protein has translation MSPLRIATFNLLHGQPLAADGSPLPYPAEAADPLQEAIAALDPDVLALQEVDRHQQRSGLTDQSAVAAKAMGAADWRFAAALHGRPAPVAGWLRDPAVTGLQVYGPDDLDTATDRPSYGTALLTRLPVHHWRARRFAPAPFGLPLRVAGRRGLTPVPDEPRAALAAVLEGEQGPFTVVATHLSFVPGWNMAQLAGIRRWIADLPRPYLVLGDFNLVGPVPRTVLGGATALDRAPASRRRIRELRAARHARGAGPAVPGARRRRGREPGAQLQGWHDLARTPTYPSHRPTVQFDHVLAVGVPRTAVGTVAAPRVGVSDHRPLLVEVDL, from the coding sequence GTGAGCCCACTGCGAATTGCGACCTTCAACCTGCTGCACGGCCAGCCGCTCGCCGCCGACGGCAGCCCGCTCCCCTACCCGGCCGAGGCAGCCGATCCGCTGCAGGAGGCGATCGCCGCGCTCGACCCCGACGTACTGGCGCTCCAGGAGGTGGACCGCCACCAACAGCGCTCCGGCCTGACCGACCAGAGCGCGGTGGCCGCCAAGGCGATGGGCGCGGCCGACTGGCGGTTCGCCGCCGCGCTGCACGGCCGCCCGGCGCCGGTGGCCGGCTGGCTGCGCGACCCCGCGGTGACCGGCCTCCAGGTCTACGGCCCGGACGACCTGGACACCGCCACCGACCGTCCCTCCTACGGAACCGCGCTGCTCACCCGGCTCCCGGTGCACCACTGGCGGGCCCGGCGGTTCGCGCCGGCGCCGTTCGGCCTGCCGCTGCGGGTGGCGGGCCGACGCGGGCTGACCCCCGTACCGGACGAGCCGCGGGCCGCGCTGGCCGCCGTACTCGAGGGCGAGCAGGGGCCGTTCACCGTGGTGGCCACCCATCTGTCCTTCGTGCCCGGCTGGAACATGGCCCAACTCGCGGGCATCCGGCGGTGGATCGCCGACCTGCCGCGGCCGTACCTGGTGCTCGGCGACTTCAACCTGGTCGGCCCGGTGCCCCGCACGGTGCTGGGCGGCGCGACCGCCCTGGACCGGGCGCCCGCCTCCCGCCGGCGGATCCGCGAGCTGCGCGCGGCCCGGCACGCACGCGGCGCCGGACCGGCGGTACCGGGAGCACGCCGGCGCCGGGGCCGGGAGCCGGGCGCCCAGCTGCAGGGCTGGCACGACCTGGCCCGCACGCCCACCTACCCGTCGCACCGGCCGACCGTGCAGTTCGACCACGTGCTCGCCGTCGGGGTGCCGCGCACCGCGGTGGGCACGGTCGCGGCGCCGCGGGTCGGCGTCTCGGACCACCGGCCGCTGCTGGTCGAAGTGGACCTCTGA
- a CDS encoding PadR family transcriptional regulator, whose amino-acid sequence MSIRHGLLALLDQGPRYGYQLRTEFEARTGATWPLNVGQVYTTLGRLERDGLVVPDGEDEEGHLFYSVTEKGRAELRAWFDTPVPRTNPPRDELAIKLAMAVTVPGVDVHAVVQGQRRHSIQALQDYTRLKARALAGMADEAAGSSELAWLLVLDQLIFQTEAEVRWLDHCETRLAAHRAPAPESAGAPPARRRTKQRQGER is encoded by the coding sequence ATGTCCATCAGACACGGCCTGCTCGCCCTGCTCGACCAGGGCCCCCGCTACGGCTACCAGCTGCGCACCGAGTTCGAGGCCAGGACCGGCGCCACCTGGCCGCTCAACGTCGGCCAGGTCTACACCACCCTCGGCCGACTGGAGCGCGACGGCCTGGTGGTCCCGGACGGCGAGGACGAGGAGGGGCACCTCTTCTACTCCGTCACCGAGAAGGGACGCGCCGAACTGCGTGCCTGGTTCGACACCCCGGTGCCGCGGACCAACCCGCCCCGGGACGAGCTGGCGATCAAGCTCGCCATGGCGGTGACCGTGCCCGGCGTGGACGTGCACGCGGTGGTCCAGGGCCAGCGCCGGCACAGCATCCAGGCGCTGCAGGACTACACCCGGCTGAAGGCCCGGGCGCTGGCCGGGATGGCGGACGAGGCCGCCGGCAGCTCCGAACTCGCCTGGCTGCTGGTGCTGGACCAGCTGATCTTCCAGACCGAGGCCGAGGTCCGCTGGCTCGACCACTGCGAGACCCGCCTCGCCGCCCACCGGGCTCCGGCGCCCGAGAGCGCCGGCGCGCCGCCCGCGCGCCGCCGGACCAAGCAACGACAGGGGGAACGATGA
- a CDS encoding ABC transporter ATP-binding protein, whose amino-acid sequence MTDTRAVLHLEQVTRIHGQGAAEVHALRGVDLEVRAGEFVAVMGPSGSGKSTLLTLAGGLDSPTGGRVLVEGRSLGDLSRKKLAEVRRRSIGYVFQDYNLIPALTAVENIMLPRELDGTSTRAARREALAALEELGIGELADRFPDDMSGGQQQRVAIARALIGDRRLVLADEPTGALDSASGEQVLAVLRARCDEGAAAMMVTHEARHAAWADRVVFLRDGLMVDETGRQNAESLLVTAATNSLPKSVDE is encoded by the coding sequence ATGACCGACACCCGAGCAGTACTCCATCTCGAGCAGGTGACCCGGATCCACGGCCAGGGTGCCGCCGAGGTGCACGCGCTGCGCGGCGTGGACCTGGAGGTCCGCGCCGGCGAGTTCGTCGCCGTGATGGGCCCCTCCGGGTCCGGCAAGTCCACCCTGCTCACGCTGGCGGGCGGACTGGACAGTCCGACCGGCGGCCGGGTCCTGGTCGAGGGCAGGTCACTCGGCGACCTCTCCCGCAAGAAGCTGGCCGAGGTCCGCCGCCGCTCGATCGGCTACGTCTTCCAGGACTACAACCTGATCCCCGCGCTGACCGCCGTCGAGAACATCATGCTGCCGCGGGAACTGGACGGGACCTCCACCCGCGCCGCCCGCCGGGAAGCGCTGGCCGCGCTCGAGGAGCTCGGCATCGGCGAGCTGGCCGACCGGTTCCCCGACGACATGTCGGGCGGCCAGCAGCAGCGGGTGGCGATCGCCCGGGCGCTGATCGGCGACCGCCGCCTGGTGCTGGCGGACGAGCCGACCGGCGCACTCGACTCCGCCAGCGGCGAGCAGGTGCTCGCGGTGCTGCGGGCCCGCTGCGACGAGGGCGCGGCCGCCATGATGGTCACCCACGAGGCCCGGCACGCGGCCTGGGCGGACCGGGTGGTCTTCCTGCGGGACGGTCTGATGGTCGACGAGACCGGCCGGCAGAACGCCGAGTCCCTGCTGGTCACCGCCGCCACCAACTCGCTGCCCAAGTCGGTGGACGAGTGA